In Bacteroidales bacterium, the sequence TTGCCATCTCTATCAATAAAGCCATAAGAACCTGTAATATCTTTTACTAATGCCCAATCTTTATTATACACATCATATTTATACACTTTTTTGTACATATTTTGTGCAAAGCAAAGTGTTGAGATGCCAATAAGTATTAATGTAAGAATTTGTTTTGTTAATTTCATTGTGTTAATTATTTATTGTATATACTAAAAGTCTATTATTTATTACAAATTCTCCCCTATCAAATACGATTGATAAAGATATTCCGGGCTTTCGTAATAAACACTACCACTAAAATCTTCTATTTTTCTAGATAGCCACGAATTATAAACTTCTACAAGAGTGTCAATTAACGACTTATTTTCTTTTTTACTAACATCAATAATTAAGCGTTTATAAACTTTGCCTATATCCCAATGTGTTGGTATTGAGTATTTTGCGTTTAAAATATTATCAAATATTCCTTCTTTAATATCATGTTTTTCAATAAGCTCAAATGTCAACTTATCCATATTTTCATTATGATAAACATCTGCCAAATCAAGAATATGT encodes:
- a CDS encoding WG repeat-containing protein, whose translation is MKLTKQILTLILIGISTLCFAQNMYKKVYKYDVYNKDWALVKDITGSYGFIDRDGKEVVQTIYAKIGKFTENFGKYALVKDIAGYYGLIDRNGKIVVEPIYAKIGKFTEN